From Primulina tabacum isolate GXHZ01 chromosome 2, ASM2559414v2, whole genome shotgun sequence, one genomic window encodes:
- the LOC142522912 gene encoding protein NETWORKED 1C-like, which produces MAHTDSRRMYSWWWDSHISPKNSKWLKDNLTDMDAKVKAMIKLIEEDADSFARRAEMYYKKRPELMKLVEEFYRAYRALAERYDHATGVIRHAHRTMAEAFPNQVSLTFSDDLHSSSVSGTDPRTPGMPTPLCMISEADSDMQNEDLGSIFSKSDFTGESDYVTRNKVLKLNDPFGSIDRVRKCLNFEGVVQNNRNIYVEDQELPEPDHASESEDTQTWEDFRVLRDRAENAEQGVEILEHAISKLTEEKEAAALQYQQLADKISSLEQTLISAQVEAKRLNSEIEDGESKLKGAKEQCLVLERSNQSLHFELDSLMLKMGNREQELTEKQKELGRLWACVQEERLSFLEAKTAFQEEIRSKASKLQNKAQLLTVAETSVRSLEDEVRKVEEENKQILEKNSILECSLSDLNVELEAAGGKVEALEQFCEFLMNEKSTLVDERATLMTQLKETNGNLVNLSENYSVLVKSLSGSRHQLEASKAKSKILEDSCQLLVNEKADLINEKDGLKHQMENKQVKLEELVKIRSELEHRCITLEKEKESNCRKVLELQIYLDAKRKELSSYLQTSHTQLCGVEAERGLLNEECRRRKIELAQVLDKGIHDELEIFVLRITVRELEESKRDLLMNNQKLVEESILSEKKISKLEEFKFHQEVEIKSLTNQVNHLRASTFRLLKFVDTVEDHPCKDETEQDQLYANMLLNNVQKMKESLCQFMDEIENGKTVLHQMGLELQKAEKKITTAEKEKLELGKKIKDLRIESTVIKKSRDSLKNRIVELELELHELHQEKNKRKGREGDLHSQLQIKINEINELETRAASVFAQLQCSMVIQLLYEQKFHELHEANLGYFDENEFLKAQLSCIGSKIVSLKECTSSLENQTDVHIKFQNPENEELQGAQFTSVPHSINLNKEKKTPATDTLADLQDVHARLQAFGKASVEMKELMVQENTNLHLKLEALTKQVELLKSKGGKYKRNSKPTSEISEADHNVLLTKDIVLDQISDDSSHGIRKREEPVGIENEIVELWETSDPNGTIGLMVGKLKKVSSSSSALDKTDINHVKSMRKWKGEILIPDSDSLVEKELSVDKLEIPKQHEDPLQGTNKRKILARLDADIQKLANLRITVQDLKRKLEVTEKGKRGKDVIECESLKGQLEEADTTIMKLFDLNARLTKNVENSTFSEVEASTRRRRLPQQAQRMSEKIARLQLEMQKLQFVLHKLNHEKEEKTEVSETKRRVLLRDYLYGEGRASHRQKKTQFCACSQPQTFQD; this is translated from the exons ATGGCGCATACGGATTCGAGGAGAATGTATTCTTGGTGGTGGGATAGCCACATTAGCCCGAAGAATTCAAAGTGGCTCAAAGACAATCTCACGG ATATGGATGCCAAGGTCAAAGCTATGATAAAGCTGATTGAAGAGGACGCCGATTCGTTTGCAAGAAGGGCGGAGATGTATTATAAGAAACGGCCCGAGCTCATGAAATTGGTCGAGGAGTTCTACAGGGCATATCGTGCTTTGGCAGAAAGATACGATCATGCCACTGGAGTGATTCGGCATGCCCACAGGACAATGGCAGAAGCGTTTCCGAATCAAGTTTCCTTGACGTTTTCTGATGATTTACATTCGAGTTCTGTTTCAGGGACAGATCCTAGAACACCTGGGATGCCAACCCCATTATGCATGATAAGTGAAGCTGATAGTGATATGCAGAATGAGGATCTAGGCTCAATCTTTTCTAAGAGCGACTTTACCGGTGAATCGGATTATGTCACAAGAAATAaagttttgaaattgaatgatCCATTTGGTTCGATTGATCGGGTGAGAAAATGTCTTAATTTTGAGGGGGTGGTTCAGAACAATAGGAACATTTATGTCGAGGATCAAGAATTGCCAGAACCGGATCATGCTAGTGAATCTGAAGATACTCAAACTTGGGAGGATTTTCGAGTACTTAGAGACCGTGCAGAAAATGCAGAACAGGGTGTCGAAATTCTTGAACATGCCATTTCCAAATTGACCGAGGAAAAAGAAGCTGCAGCTTTGCAATATCAGCAATTAGCGGATAAAATTTCTAGCCTAGAACAGACACTTATATCAGCACAGGTGGAGGCTAAACGTCTCAATTCCGAAATAGAGGATGGAGAATCCAAGTTAAAGGGTGCTAAAGAACAATGCCTCGTGCTAGAAAGATCGAATCAATCTCTTCATTTTGAGTTGGATTCTTTGATGTTGAAGATGGGAAATCGAGAACAAGAGCTTACTGAGAAACAGAAGGAACTGGGAAGACTCTGGGCTTGTGTTCAAGAAGAGAGATTGAGCTTTTTGGAGGCTAAAACAGCTTTTCAGGAAGAAATTCGGTCCAAGGCTTCTAAGCTACAGAATAAGGCTCAACTTTTGACCGTTGCAGAGACCAGTGTCCGGAGCTTGGAAGATGAAGTTCGAAAGGTTGAGGAAGAGAACAAGCAGATTCTTGAGAAAAATTCCATTTTGGAGTGCTCCTTATCAGATTTGAATGTAGAACTAGAGGCGGCTGGAGGGAAAGTAGAAGCATTGGAACAGTTCTGTGAATTTCTTATGAATGAAAAATCCACTCTTGTTGATGAGAGAGCCACACTCATGACTCAACTTAAGGAAACAAATGGCAATCTCGTAAACCTCTCGGAAAACTACAGTGTTCTAGTTAAATCCCTTTCGGGGTCACGCCATCAGCTTGAAGCTTCAAAGGCTAAATCAAAAATCTTGGAAGATTCCTGCCAGTTGCTCGTAAATGAGAAAGCCGATCTGATCAATGAAAAGGATGGTTTGAAGCACCAGATGGAAAACAAGCAGGTAAAACTAGAAGAACTTGTGAAAATTCGTAGTGAACTGGAACATAGATGCATAACTCTTGAGAAAGAGAAAGAATCGAATTGCCGCAAAGTTCTAGAGTTGCAGATTTATTTGGATGCAAAGAGAAAAGAACTTTCGAGTTACCTTCAAACGAGTCATACACAGTTATGTGGTGTTGAAGCTGAGAGGGGACTCTTGAATGAAGAATGTCGACGGAGAAAGATAGAACTTGCTCAAGTTCTAGACAAGGGCATACATGATGAATTAGAGATATTCGTCTTGCGGATAACGGTCCGAGAGCTGGAAGAAAGTAAGCGGGACTTGTTGATGAACAATCAGAAACTGGTGGAAGAATCCATTCTCTCAGAAAAGAAGATCTCGAAGTTGGAGGAATTCAAGTTTCATCAAGAAGTGGAGATCAAATCTTTAACTAATCAAGTTAATCATCTGAGGGCCAGTACTTTTCGGTTATTGAAGTTTGTTGACACTGTTGAGGATCATCCATGCAAGGATGAAACTGAACAAGACCAGCTTTATGCCAACATGCTGTTGAATAACgttcagaaaatgaaagaatCTCTCTGTCAATTTATGGATGAGATTGAAAATGGGAAAACCGTGCTGCATCAGATGGGGCTAGAACTTCAGAAAGCAGAAAAGAAGATTACTACAGCTGAAAAAGAGAAACTAGAGttgggaaaaaaaatcaaagatctcAGAATAGAATCCACTGTCATTAAAAAGAGTCGAGATTCCCTAAAGAATAGGATTGTTGAACTGGAACTTGAGCTCCATGAATTGCATCAAGAGAAGAACAAGAGAAAAGGCCGAGAGGGTGATTTGCATTCTCAGCTTCAAATCAAAATAAATGAGATAAACGAGCTGGAGACTCGGGCTGCATCAGTATTTGCTCAATTACAGTGCTCTATGGTCATTCAGCTTCTTTATGAGCAGAAGTTTCATGAGCTCCACGAAGCAAATCTTGGCTACTTTGATGAAAACGAATTTCTCAAAGCTCAACTTTCGTGCATTGGTTCTAAAATTGTATCCTTGAAAGAATGCACATCGTCCCTGGAGAACCAGACTGACGTACATATTAAGTTTCAGAACCCCGAAAACGAGGAATTACAA GGTGCTCAATTTACAAGTGTTCCCCATAGCATTAATCTgaacaaagaaaagaaaacccCAGCGACAGACACGCTTGCTGACTTGCAGGATGTGCATGCTAGGCTTCAAGCTTTTGGAAAGGCATCAGTTGAGATGAAGGAACTAATGGTTCAGGAGAACACGAATCTACATCTCAAGCTGGAAGCTTTGACGAAGCAAGTTGAATTGTTAAAATCCAAGGGTGGGAAATATAAGAGAAATTCCAAGCCTACATCTGAAATCTCTGAGGCAGATCATAATGTTCTTTTGACAAAAGACATTGTCCTCGATCAAATCTCTGATGATTCTTCTCACGGGATCAGAAAGAGAGAAGAACCGGTTGGCATAGAGAATGAAATAGTCGAATTATGGGAAACTTCTGATCCAAATGGCACAATTGGTCTTATGGTTGGAAAATTGAAAAaagtttcttcttcttcttctgcaCTCGATAAGACTGATATCAACCATGTTAAATCAATGAGGAAGTGGAAAGGTGAGATTTTGATTCCTGATTCAGATTCGCTGGTTGAGAAGGAGTTAAGTGTGGACAAGTTAGAGATCCCGAAGCAACACGAAGATCCCCTTCAAGGAACGAACAAGAGGAAAATTTTAGCTAGGCTGGATGCAGATATCCAGAAACTGGCCAATCTCCGAATTACAGTTCAAGATTTGAAGAGGAAACTCGAGGTTACAGAGAAGGGGAAACGGGGCAAAGATGTTATTGAATGTGAGTCGTTGAAAGGACAGCTTGAAGAAGCCGATACAACCATAATGAAGCTCTTTGATCTTAATGCAAGATTGACTAAAAACGTAGAAAATAGCACATTTTCCGAAGTTGAAGCAAGTACAAGGAGGAGGAGATTGCCGCAGCAGGCACAAAGAATGTCTGAAAAAATTGCAAGGTTACAGCTGGAGATGCAGAAGTTACAGTTCGTTTTACATAAACTCAACCATGAGAAGGAAGAAAAAACCGAAGTTTCTGAGACAAAAAGAAGAGTTCTTTTGCGAGACTATCTATATGGAGAAGGAAGAGCGAGCCATAGGCAGAAAAAAACACAATTTTGTGCGTGTTCCCAGCCTCAGACCTTTCAAGATTGA